The nucleotide sequence ATATCGTAATGAAGGGAACGAAAGTAGATGGAATATTCGACAAGGACCCAGCTAAATATGCAGATGCAAAAAAATATGATACAATTACATATTCAGACGTTATAGCTCAAGGTCTAAAAGTAATGGACACAGCAGCAATTTCATTATGTATGGATAATGATCTTCCGATTTTAGTATTCGATTCATTGGTGGATGGGAATATTAAAAAAGCAGTATTTGGAGAAGTTATAGGAACAACAGTAGTAAAATAATATTGTTTCTTATTATAGTTTTCACTGACAAGCTGTAATTTTTTCTAGTTATAAAAAAATTACAATGTCATAAAAGAAACTAAAGCAGTATAATTATGCTATAGTTTTCTTTTTAATATACAAGTATTTATAACTAGAAAATCTTGTATTGGTCAACGAAAAAACGTAATAGGGAAAAGTTAATTAATCAATGGAGGGAATAAAATGTCAAAAATATTAATAACAGAAACTAAAGAAAGAATGGAAAAAGCTATCGATTCAACAAAACATAGATTTTCTACAATAAGAGCAGGTAGAGCCAATGTAGCTATGTTAGCTGACGTAAAAGTAACTCAATACGGAAGTGAAATGCCTTTAAACCAAGTAGGAAACGTATCTGCTCCAGAAGCAAGATTATTAGTTATAGATCCTTGGGATAAAACTGTAATTCCTGCAATTGAAAAAGCAATCAACTTAGCTAACTTAGGACTAACTCCTAATAATGATGGTAAAGTAGTAAGATTATCTATACCTGAATTAACAGCTGAAAGAAGAAAAGAATATGCTAAGATGGCTAAAACTGAAGCAGAAGCTGGAAAAATAGCTGTTAGAGGGATAAGAAAAGATATCAACAATAAGTTAAGAGCTGCTGAAAAAGATGGAGATATCACTCAAGATGAGTTAAAAGCTTTTGAAACTGATGTTCAAAAACTTACAGATGACTATATCAAAACAGTAGATGAATTATTTAAAAAGAAAGAAAAAGAGATCACAACTGTATAAGACCTCACCCCTAGCCCCTCTCCTAAATTAGAGAGAGGGGAAAAGGATATTTTTAGGGAAAGTAAAAGACCATTCGATTGAATGGTCTTTTTTTATAACTTCAAGTTTTATTTTTCTATAGTAAACCCTATTCCTCTGATAGTTTTTATCAACTTTACAGGGAACTCCTTGTCTATCTTATCTCTTAAATATTTGATGTATACATCTAAGATACTATCACTTCCATCGTAACCCCATACATTTACTAAGATCTTATTTCTAGTTAAAACTATACCTTTATTTTCAATTAAAAATTTTAGGAGCTCAAATTCTGTTTTAGATAATTTAATATCCCTTTCCCCTCTGATAGCTACGAATCTGGAAAGATCTAAAGTAAGGTCTTTAACAGTCATTTGGTTAGTAGTATCCTGACGGTGAATCTTTCTAAGATGTGCTTTGATTCTAGCGGATAGTTCTAAAGATTCAAATGGTTTAGTCAGGTAATCATCAGCTCCGAATTCAAAACCGGTAATTTTATCGGTAATATCGTCTTTAGCTGTAACCATGATAACGATAGTCTCAGGGTAGAATTTTTTGATCTCTTGGCATACCTTAGGTCCTTCGACCTTAGGAAGCATCCAGTCTAGAATAACTACATCATATGTTTTTTCTCTGATCTTGTTTAAAGCTTCAAATCCATCATAGGCTACGTCTACCTTATACCCTTCATATGTTAAGTGTAATTCCATTAAACGAGCTATCTTAGTCTCGTCTTCTACGATTAAAATATTATACATAAATTCCCCCTTATTATTGTCTGCAATCTTATTTATATAGGAAGTTTAAGAGTTACGGTAGTCCCCCTATTGACTTCACTATCTATAAAAATATGACCATTATGCATATCTACGATACTTTTCACGATAGAAAGTCCCAAGCCATTTCCACCGGTATTTTTTGTTCTTGCTTCATCCACTCTGTAAAATCTGTTAAATAACTTTGGAATATGTTTCTCAGGGATTCCAATCCCTTCATCTGAAATTTTAATTTTAAAATAACTTTTCCCTATTTCACAGGAAATAGTTATTTTTTTATTTTTTGGTGTATATTTTATAGAATTTTCCATGATAGCTCGAACTGCCTGTAAAACTAATTTTTCGTCTATAAACCCATGAAATTCAGGGAAATTCTGTATTGAGTAAGAATGTTTTTTATCTATCATTTTAAATTCTTTATGAATTCTTTTAAGTAAGCTAGAAATATCTACATCTGTTAAATTTAGTTTATACCTGGTATTTTCTTCCCGGGCAATGAATAAAAGTTTTTCCATGAGGTCGGTCATATTGAAAACTTCTCCCTTAATAGAAGAAAGAGCCTCCTCAGTTAGATCCTTATTGTCAATTCCCCATTGATTGAGCAGATCCACATATCCATTTATAATGGAAAGAGGAGTTCTCAGTTCGTGGGAAGCATCGGAAATAAATTTTGTTTGATTTTCAAAAGAGCGTTCTAATCTTTCCATCATATCATTTATAACTTTTATCAGTCTTCCAATTTCATCATCATGGTTAGAAGCTTCAATTCTCTTATTCAAATTATGAAGGTTTATTAATTCAGCAGTATCTGATATTGAATTTATTGGTTTTAAAGTTTTCTTTGCAAAAATAACTCCGGTAACAATGGAAAAAATAAAACCAACCAAATCGATGAGAAGCATTGTAGATGTTAGAGCATCGATGAGTGAATCAGAAGCTTTTAGATCACTGATTAGCTGTATGTATATCGGTTCCCCAGAAGGGGCTTTTATCATAGTATTCAAATAGAAAAATCTATTTTTTTTCAATTTAATAAAGTGATACTCTCCTACCTGATCGAGATCGATAGTGTAGGGAAGGCTTATTTTCTCAAAGGTTTGATAAGTTTTTTTTGGGAATTTAAAATTAACATATATTTGGTCTCTATGGGAACTCACTTTATCTATAATGTTTGAAATTTCTTCCTCTCCCAAGACGGTAGAGTCAGAGATTATATTACTGACTTCTTCTAAGATAACTTCTTTTCTAGCAATAACAAGAGATTGCTCTAAGGTATTGATGTGTGTTGAAATAGAGACGTAGATAATAAGGTTTAATACCAATAGAGTCAAAACAAATGTAAGGGAAAAAGACATAGCTATCTTAGTGGAGATCTTATTAAAAAAATTAAATTTTTTCATGGATAGTACTCCCTTATGGAATGTTTTTTTGATGTTCGAAATTATATTTTTTTGAATATAAGATTTTATTATTTAATGGAAAAAATTTAGACCTAACTATAATATCAATATTTTTATCGGTATTATAAAGGGCGTACTTAAGGATAAGGTTAAATACATGTTTATCAAACCTAAACTTATTATATCTATTCCAATGATAGTAATCTAAAATAGTCGGAATATAAAATTCTATGATAGCCTCAGATGGACCTATATTAATAGTATACTCTAAATTTAGAGTATTTAAACCATCAGTAAAAGAAATTTTTTCCAAAGATCCATAGGATGTAGAACAAATTAGAGTAAAAAGCATGAAAATAAAGGTTATTTTTTTGTTCATAGAGTATCTCCTAGTTATATTTTTAAAATTTAATATCTATTTACAATCATAACATTTTTAGTTTAGAATTTTCTTAGAAAAAATAAAAAAAGTAGAAAAAAGTAGTTTTTCCATTAAAAATGGCTAAACTACTTTTTTTATTTTAAAAAATATTCCTATAAATTATAAGATAATTCCATAGATAATTGTGGAAGTTGCAGCTAATACAAATCCAACTGCTGATTCATATGGAATTAATTTTAGTCTGTCGTTAAATCCAGTAGAAGTACAACCTGCTGTGGCATGGAAGAAAGATCCATGAGGAAGATGATCTAATACTGTTGCACCGGCATGAAGCATAGCTGCTCCATAAAGACCATTGATTCCAGCTGCCATTATAGTAGTAGCAAATGTAGCAGAAGCAACGGCTGTACCAGCGGTAGTTGAAGCTGTAGCGGCCGACATTAAACTTCCTGCTATAGGAGCTAATAAAAATTCAGGTAACCCCATACTATTTAGGGCATTTAAAACTACATCTTTTAGTGTAGAGTTAGAGATAATACCTGCAATTGTACCTGTTCCCATTAATATGATAGCAACTCCAGTCATCTTAGATAAGCCATACGACATATAAGTTTTTAAATGTGGTAATTTACCCATAGCAGCACAACCAATTATTCCTCCTACAGGAAGAGCTATAAGTGGATCTACAGAGATTCCGGCAATAGGTCTTAGAGCTAGTAATCCAATTGTGATTATTGGTCCTAAGATAGCAGGCAAAAATCCAGGCAGCTCTTTTTCAATCTCGTGTTCATCGGATTCAGTAACCATTCCACCCTTGTTGATCAAAGTTTTAGCTATTAATACTGTAGCGACAAGTCCGAAAAGAGCCGGAATAATATTGGCTCCCATAAGTGATGATAACTCTACATGGAAGTTTTCTGCTGCTGCGATGGTATTTGGATTAGGAGAGATAATATTTCCTGATTTTCCTCCACCGATCATAGCCAGCAAGATAGCCATCTTAGATAAATTTAATCTCTTTGCAATGGCAAGTGCTATAGGGGAAACAGTGATAACTGCCACATCTACAAATACTCCTACAGAAGTAAGGATAAGTGTTGCCAAAGCAAGGGCTAGAAGAGCTCTCTTTTCACCTAATTTTTTGATAATAGTTTCTGCAATTTTTCCGGCAGCTCCTGATTCGATTAATACACCGGCTAAAACTCCAGCCGTTAAGATCCTGAGTACTGCTGGTGTAATTCCTTTGGCTCCATCGACCATAAGTGATACTGTTTCCGGCAGGGTAGCTCCACCTGCTAGACCACCAATCAATGCTCCGATAATAAGTGAGTATGCCGGTTGATTTTTTTTGATAATTAAAACGATTGCGATAACTAATCCTAAGACTGCTCCAAATGCTGATACTTGCATATTCTTTCCTCCCTTTTTTATTTGTTTATTACTTTTATAAGTCTAAAAATTTCCTCTATATTTTTTTCTACTAAACTACCTGCTCTTTCTGGATTCATAGCTTCCTCCAGTGTCATAGGGTAGTTCATAATAGAAAAAACTGAATCAATGCCATGATTATGTACCTCTCCTGCATCATCTGCTACGCCTCCAGCTATTGCTATAACTGGGATGTCATATTTTTTAGCTAACTTTGCTACTCCTACAGGAGCTTTTCCCATAACAGATTGAAAATCCATTCGGCCCTCTCCTGTTATGACAAAATCAACACCTTCTAATTTTTCCTTCAGTTTTACTTCCTCTAAAACTATATCGATACCGGGTTTTAATTCACCATCTAAAAAGGCAAGGAATCCTCCTCCCAGACCACCAGCAGCTCCAGCTCCAGGCACGTCAGCAATATCTCTATCTAAGAGTTTTTTTATAGTTTGAGAAAAGGCTTTTAATCCTTTATCAAGTTCTAAAACCATCTCATCGTCGGCACCTTTTTGCCTTCCATATACATGAGCAGCTCCATTTAATCCGTAAAATGGATTATCCACATCACAGGCGATTAAAAATTTACACTCTTTAACCTCAGGCAGCAATCCAGACAGGTCTATTTTTTTTACTTTAGACAGCTGTTTACCTCCATGGCCTAATTCTATATTATTTTCATCATAAAATTTAACTCCAAGGGCTTTCATCATCCCTATCCCGCCATCGTTGGTAGCACTTCCACCTATCCCTACAAGAAATTCACGACACCCCTTGGTTATGGCATCTTTTATCATCTCACCAGTACCATAGGTTGTAGTTTCCATAGGATTTCTTTGATCAGAAGGGACTAAGGGCAGGCCAGATGCTGTAGCCATCTCTATCACGGCAGTTTTTTGATCTCCTAATATTCCATATCTAGCTTTTATAGGAAGAAGTATAGGACTTGCAGCTATGATTTCCACATAACGTCCCCCAGTTCCATCAACTAAAGCTTCGATAGTTCCCTCTCCTCCATCGGCTACAGGAACTTTTATTATATCTGCATCTTTATATACTTTTTTTATACCATCCTCTATTCTGTCAGCCAGCTCATTAGATGACAAACTTCCCTTAAAGGAATCTATAGCAATTAAAACTTTCATTTTACCTCCCATTCTACTAGTGTGAAAAATGTTCATAAAAAGGAATTTTTCACTAATTGTCTTACACTTTATGATTTATTATACTATATTTGTAGAAAATGTCAATAGTTGTCTTACAATTTTTGAAAAATAGACACTTTTATGTTATATACTTTTTTAAAATAAATTAAAAAGGGGTTTTACCTGCCTTTGACAGGTAAAACCCTCGGTTTAAAAATTTTTTTTATTTAAATCAGGTGTTCGATCTCTTCGAACAGGTTGAAGCTGATGAAGATACCTAAGATAATTAGAACTATTCCAATGACCTTGGTATATTTTTCCCTGTGTTTTTCCTTGAACTGCAAAGGCAGAAAATTAAATAAAGTAACCGGTATAATCAATCCTGTTATATAGGGTAAGATTATAAAAAAATTTAAATAGGAGTTTGTTTTTGAGATTAAAGGAACCATTGGGATAAATATGTGAGCAAAGGATTGGATCCATGAAAAAACAATGAAAACTCCTACTAAAACAGGATTTGTATTTTTTATCCTCTCCACAGTGAGTAGAAGATGGGAATGTTTATGCTTTATAATA is from Psychrilyobacter atlanticus DSM 19335 and encodes:
- the frr gene encoding ribosome recycling factor, yielding MSKILITETKERMEKAIDSTKHRFSTIRAGRANVAMLADVKVTQYGSEMPLNQVGNVSAPEARLLVIDPWDKTVIPAIEKAINLANLGLTPNNDGKVVRLSIPELTAERRKEYAKMAKTEAEAGKIAVRGIRKDINNKLRAAEKDGDITQDELKAFETDVQKLTDDYIKTVDELFKKKEKEITTV
- a CDS encoding sensor histidine kinase → MKKFNFFNKISTKIAMSFSLTFVLTLLVLNLIIYVSISTHINTLEQSLVIARKEVILEEVSNIISDSTVLGEEEISNIIDKVSSHRDQIYVNFKFPKKTYQTFEKISLPYTIDLDQVGEYHFIKLKKNRFFYLNTMIKAPSGEPIYIQLISDLKASDSLIDALTSTMLLIDLVGFIFSIVTGVIFAKKTLKPINSISDTAELINLHNLNKRIEASNHDDEIGRLIKVINDMMERLERSFENQTKFISDASHELRTPLSIINGYVDLLNQWGIDNKDLTEEALSSIKGEVFNMTDLMEKLLFIAREENTRYKLNLTDVDISSLLKRIHKEFKMIDKKHSYSIQNFPEFHGFIDEKLVLQAVRAIMENSIKYTPKNKKITISCEIGKSYFKIKISDEGIGIPEKHIPKLFNRFYRVDEARTKNTGGNGLGLSIVKSIVDMHNGHIFIDSEVNRGTTVTLKLPI
- a CDS encoding glycerate kinase, translating into MKVLIAIDSFKGSLSSNELADRIEDGIKKVYKDADIIKVPVADGGEGTIEALVDGTGGRYVEIIAASPILLPIKARYGILGDQKTAVIEMATASGLPLVPSDQRNPMETTTYGTGEMIKDAITKGCREFLVGIGGSATNDGGIGMMKALGVKFYDENNIELGHGGKQLSKVKKIDLSGLLPEVKECKFLIACDVDNPFYGLNGAAHVYGRQKGADDEMVLELDKGLKAFSQTIKKLLDRDIADVPGAGAAGGLGGGFLAFLDGELKPGIDIVLEEVKLKEKLEGVDFVITGEGRMDFQSVMGKAPVGVAKLAKKYDIPVIAIAGGVADDAGEVHNHGIDSVFSIMNYPMTLEEAMNPERAGSLVEKNIEEIFRLIKVINK
- a CDS encoding GntP family permease, encoding MQVSAFGAVLGLVIAIVLIIKKNQPAYSLIIGALIGGLAGGATLPETVSLMVDGAKGITPAVLRILTAGVLAGVLIESGAAGKIAETIIKKLGEKRALLALALATLILTSVGVFVDVAVITVSPIALAIAKRLNLSKMAILLAMIGGGKSGNIISPNPNTIAAAENFHVELSSLMGANIIPALFGLVATVLIAKTLINKGGMVTESDEHEIEKELPGFLPAILGPIITIGLLALRPIAGISVDPLIALPVGGIIGCAAMGKLPHLKTYMSYGLSKMTGVAIILMGTGTIAGIISNSTLKDVVLNALNSMGLPEFLLAPIAGSLMSAATASTTAGTAVASATFATTIMAAGINGLYGAAMLHAGATVLDHLPHGSFFHATAGCTSTGFNDRLKLIPYESAVGFVLAATSTIIYGIIL
- a CDS encoding response regulator transcription factor, translating into MYNILIVEDETKIARLMELHLTYEGYKVDVAYDGFEALNKIREKTYDVVILDWMLPKVEGPKVCQEIKKFYPETIVIMVTAKDDITDKITGFEFGADDYLTKPFESLELSARIKAHLRKIHRQDTTNQMTVKDLTLDLSRFVAIRGERDIKLSKTEFELLKFLIENKGIVLTRNKILVNVWGYDGSDSILDVYIKYLRDKIDKEFPVKLIKTIRGIGFTIEK